The following proteins are encoded in a genomic region of Mycobacterium kiyosense:
- the mmsA gene encoding methylmalonate-semialdehyde dehydrogenase (acylating): MTTQVPHFIDGQRTAGQSTRTADVLNPSTGEVQATVPMAGQADVDAAVASAKEAQKGWAAWNPQRRARVLMRFIELVNQNSDELAELLSLEHGKTVADAKGDIQRGIEVIEFCLGIPHLLKGEYTEGAGPAIDVYSLRQPLGVVAGITPFNFPAMIPLWKAGPALACGNAFVLKPSERDPSVPLRLAELFTEAGLPPGVFQVVHGDKEAVDAILQHPDIKAVGFVGSSDIAQYIYANAAATGKRSQCFGGAKNHMIVMPDADLEQAVDALIGAGYGSAGERCMAISVAVPVGEQTADRLRARLIERINNLRVGHSLDPKADYGPLVTEAALNRVRDYIGQGVDAGAELVIDGRERASDDLTFGDANLEGGFFIGPTLFDRVTTDMSIYTDEIFGPVLCIVRAHDYEEALRLPSEHEYGNGVAIFTRDGDTARDFTSRVEVGMVGVNVPIPVPVAYHTFGGWKRSGFGDLNQHGPASIQFYTKVKTVTSRWPSGIKDGAEFSIPTMD, encoded by the coding sequence ATGACCACACAGGTTCCGCACTTCATCGACGGCCAGCGCACCGCCGGCCAGTCCACCCGCACCGCCGACGTTCTCAACCCCAGCACCGGGGAGGTCCAGGCCACCGTGCCGATGGCCGGCCAGGCCGACGTAGACGCCGCCGTCGCATCCGCCAAAGAAGCCCAAAAGGGTTGGGCCGCTTGGAATCCACAGCGTCGCGCCCGAGTCTTGATGCGGTTCATCGAGCTGGTCAACCAGAACAGCGACGAGCTTGCCGAGCTGCTGTCCCTCGAACACGGCAAGACGGTGGCCGACGCCAAGGGCGACATCCAGCGCGGCATCGAGGTCATCGAGTTCTGCCTCGGCATCCCCCACCTGCTCAAGGGCGAGTACACCGAGGGCGCCGGGCCGGCCATCGACGTGTACTCGCTGCGCCAACCCCTCGGTGTGGTCGCGGGGATCACCCCGTTCAACTTCCCGGCCATGATCCCGCTGTGGAAGGCCGGCCCCGCCCTCGCGTGCGGAAATGCGTTCGTACTCAAGCCAAGTGAGCGGGACCCATCGGTTCCGCTGCGCCTCGCCGAGCTGTTCACCGAGGCCGGACTGCCGCCCGGGGTCTTCCAAGTGGTGCACGGCGACAAGGAGGCCGTCGACGCCATCCTGCAGCACCCGGACATCAAGGCGGTCGGGTTCGTCGGCAGTTCCGACATCGCGCAGTACATCTACGCCAATGCCGCGGCCACCGGGAAGCGATCGCAGTGCTTCGGCGGGGCCAAGAATCACATGATCGTCATGCCGGACGCCGACCTCGAGCAGGCCGTCGACGCGCTGATCGGCGCCGGCTACGGCAGCGCCGGCGAGCGGTGCATGGCCATCAGCGTTGCCGTCCCGGTGGGCGAGCAAACCGCGGATCGATTGCGCGCCAGGCTGATCGAGCGAATCAACAATCTGCGGGTCGGCCACAGCCTGGACCCCAAGGCCGACTACGGCCCGCTGGTCACCGAAGCAGCGCTCAATCGCGTGCGCGACTACATCGGCCAGGGTGTGGACGCCGGCGCCGAACTGGTCATCGACGGCCGTGAACGGGCAAGCGACGACTTGACTTTCGGTGACGCCAACCTGGAGGGCGGCTTCTTCATCGGCCCCACTCTGTTCGACCGGGTCACCACCGACATGTCCATCTACACCGACGAAATCTTCGGCCCGGTGTTGTGCATCGTGCGGGCGCACGACTACGAAGAGGCCTTGCGGCTGCCCAGCGAACACGAATACGGCAACGGCGTGGCCATCTTCACCCGCGATGGCGACACCGCGCGCGACTTCACCTCACGGGTTGAAGTGGGCATGGTCGGCGTCAACGTGCCGATCCCGGTACCGGTGGCCTACCACACCTTCGGCGGCTGGAAGCGCTCGGGATTCGGCGACCTGAACCAGCACGGCCCCGCGTCCATTCAGTTCTACACGAAGGTGAAGACCGTCACGTCGCGCTGGCCATCGGGCATCAAGGATGGTGCCGAATTCTCCATCCCGACAATGGATTAG
- a CDS encoding hypothetical protein (frameshifted, deletion at around 1107450), translating into MCESLDLAVVPAGAGEAELIARITELEQIKCAAAAGQARAAAALDAARRATEAATGVPAGKRGRGVASEVALARHDSPNRGGRHLGFAKALVHEMPHTLAALESGALSNGARR; encoded by the coding sequence ATGTGCGAATCGCTTGACTTAGCGGTGGTGCCGGCCGGCGCCGGTGAGGCCGAGTTGATCGCGCGGATCACCGAGCTCGAGCAGATCAAATGCGCCGCGGCGGCCGGGCAGGCCCGCGCGGCGGCGGCCCTGGATGCCGCGCGGCGCGCTACCGAGGCAGCCACCGGGGTGCCCGCGGGCAAGCGGGGCCGCGGGGTGGCCAGCGAGGTCGCCCTAGCCCGCCACGACTCCCCGAACCGCGGCGGTCGCCACCTCGGGTTCGCCAAAGCCCTGGTCCACGAAATGCCCCACACCCTGGCCGCCCTGGAATCCGGGGCGCTCTCGAATGGCGCGCGACGTTGA
- a CDS encoding hypothetical protein (frameshifted, deletion at around 1107450), protein MIVRESACLDLEDRRRLDAELCADAAALAGMGDRRITAAAKTIAYRLDPHAVVDRAAKAVEERTVTTRPAPDMMTWISALLPVAQGVGVYAALRRAADTTFDGRSRGQVMADTLVERVTGTPASAAAPVTVNVVISDQALLGDDTAPAVLEGYGPIPAAVARNMVTSAVADRKSKATLRRLYASPATGALVALESRSRTFPRGLADFIGLRDQTCRTPYCDAPIRHRDHAQPCKRRGPTTATNGLGLCEHCNYLKESPGWTVTTHDNNGTHTAAYATPTGARYQSSAPPIYPKFDISEIETAISITLTNRHAA, encoded by the coding sequence TTGATCGTGCGCGAATCAGCTTGCCTGGACCTCGAAGATCGACGCAGGCTCGACGCCGAGCTGTGCGCTGACGCGGCGGCGTTGGCCGGCATGGGTGATCGGCGCATCACCGCCGCCGCAAAGACGATTGCTTACCGTCTGGACCCGCACGCGGTCGTCGATCGCGCTGCTAAAGCGGTCGAGGAGCGCACGGTCACCACCCGGCCGGCCCCGGACATGATGACCTGGATCAGCGCACTACTGCCGGTCGCCCAGGGTGTGGGCGTCTACGCGGCGCTCCGCCGCGCCGCCGACACCACCTTCGACGGCCGCTCACGTGGGCAGGTGATGGCCGACACTTTGGTTGAGCGCGTCACCGGCACCCCCGCCAGCGCGGCGGCACCGGTGACGGTCAACGTGGTGATCTCCGATCAGGCGCTGCTCGGCGACGACACCGCGCCGGCCGTCCTCGAGGGCTACGGACCCATCCCCGCCGCAGTGGCCCGCAACATGGTGACCAGCGCGGTGGCCGACCGGAAGTCCAAGGCGACGCTGCGCCGGCTCTATGCCAGTCCTGCCACCGGCGCCCTGGTCGCCCTGGAATCGCGGTCCCGCACCTTCCCGCGCGGCCTGGCCGACTTCATCGGCCTGCGCGACCAAACCTGCCGCACCCCCTACTGCGACGCCCCCATCCGCCACCGCGACCACGCCCAACCCTGCAAACGCCGCGGACCCACCACCGCCACCAACGGCCTGGGACTCTGCGAACACTGCAACTACCTCAAAGAATCACCCGGCTGGACCGTCACCACCCACGACAACAACGGCACCCACACCGCCGCATACGCGACGCCGACCGGTGCGCGGTACCAATCGTCCGCGCCACCGATCTATCCGAAATTCGATATCAGCGAAATCGAAACAGCCATCAGCATCACACTGACCAACCGCCATGCCGCCTAA
- the rmlC gene encoding dTDP-4-dehydrorhamnose 3,5-epimerase — MVSEMKVRELGVPGAWEITPTIHGDARGMFFEWLTDKGFRGFAGHGLDVRQANCSVSSAGVLRGLHFAQLPPSQAKYVTCVRGAVFDVVVDIRLGSPTFGEWDSVLLDDKDRRTIYISEGLAHGFLALQDDSTVMYLCSAEYNPQREHTIRATDPTLAVDWPLVDGAAPSLSDRDAAAPSFAEVRDSGLLPTWDETQAFVKGLSSRR, encoded by the coding sequence GTGGTCAGTGAGATGAAGGTACGCGAACTCGGCGTCCCGGGGGCCTGGGAGATCACCCCGACCATCCACGGCGACGCGCGCGGGATGTTCTTCGAATGGTTGACCGACAAGGGTTTTCGCGGCTTTGCCGGCCATGGCCTGGACGTGCGGCAGGCCAACTGTTCGGTGTCGTCGGCCGGAGTCCTGCGTGGCCTGCACTTCGCCCAGCTGCCGCCGAGTCAGGCCAAGTACGTCACCTGTGTGCGGGGAGCGGTATTCGATGTCGTCGTCGATATCCGGTTGGGTTCGCCGACTTTCGGTGAATGGGACTCGGTCCTGCTGGACGATAAGGACCGGCGCACCATCTACATCTCCGAGGGGTTGGCGCATGGTTTCCTTGCGCTGCAAGATGATTCGACGGTGATGTACCTGTGTTCGGCGGAATACAATCCCCAGCGCGAACACACCATCCGCGCCACGGATCCCACGCTGGCCGTCGACTGGCCGCTGGTGGACGGTGCCGCCCCCAGCCTGTCGGACCGCGACGCCGCGGCCCCCAGCTTCGCCGAAGTGCGCGATTCCGGCCTGCTGCCCACCTGGGACGAGACCCAGGCATTCGTCAAGGGCTTGTCGAGCCGGCGCTAA
- the rmlB gene encoding dTDP-glucose 4,6-dehydratase, whose amino-acid sequence MRLLVTGGAGFIGANFVHSTVREHPEDSVTVIDALTYAGRRESLADVEDSIRFVEGDICDTELMTQLVAESDAVVHFAAESHVDNALDNPEPFLHTNVVGTFTILEAVRHHGVRLHHISTDEVYGDLELGDSQRFTEATPYNPSSPYSATKAGSDMLVRAWVRSYGVRATLSNCSNNYGPYQHIEKFIPRQITNVLTGRRCKLYGAGANVRDWIHVEDHNSAVRVILEKGKIGQTYLISSEGERDNLSVLRTILRMMGRDPDDFDHVTDRVGHDLRYAIDPSLLNNELGWAPKHTDFEDGLRATIDWYRDHESWWRPLKDAAEARYAQRGQ is encoded by the coding sequence ATGCGACTGCTGGTCACCGGAGGGGCGGGCTTCATCGGCGCGAACTTCGTGCACAGCACGGTGCGCGAACACCCCGAAGACTCGGTGACGGTGATCGACGCGCTCACCTACGCCGGACGGCGGGAATCGCTGGCCGACGTCGAGGATTCGATCAGGTTCGTCGAGGGCGACATCTGCGACACCGAACTGATGACGCAGTTGGTGGCCGAGTCCGACGCCGTCGTGCATTTCGCCGCCGAATCCCACGTGGACAATGCTCTGGACAACCCGGAGCCGTTCCTGCACACCAACGTGGTGGGAACGTTCACCATCCTGGAAGCCGTTCGGCACCACGGGGTTCGGTTGCACCACATCTCCACCGACGAGGTCTACGGCGACCTGGAACTGGGCGATTCGCAGCGGTTCACCGAGGCAACGCCCTACAACCCGTCGAGCCCTTATTCGGCGACCAAGGCCGGCAGCGACATGCTGGTGCGGGCGTGGGTGCGGTCCTACGGGGTGCGGGCGACGCTGTCCAATTGCTCCAACAACTACGGCCCGTACCAGCACATCGAGAAGTTCATCCCGCGTCAGATCACCAATGTGCTGACCGGCCGGCGGTGCAAGCTCTACGGCGCCGGCGCCAACGTCCGCGACTGGATCCACGTCGAGGACCACAACAGCGCGGTGCGCGTGATCCTGGAAAAAGGCAAAATCGGGCAGACCTACCTGATCAGTTCCGAGGGTGAGCGCGACAATCTGAGCGTGCTGCGCACAATTCTGCGCATGATGGGCCGCGATCCCGACGACTTCGACCACGTCACCGACCGCGTCGGCCACGATCTGCGGTACGCCATCGACCCGTCGCTGCTCAACAACGAATTGGGTTGGGCGCCAAAGCACACCGACTTCGAAGACGGCTTGCGGGCCACCATCGACTGGTACCGGGACCATGAATCATGGTGGCGCCCCCTGAAGGACGCCGCCGAGGCCCGCTACGCCCAGCGTGGTCAGTGA
- a CDS encoding LLM class F420-dependent oxidoreductase: MTDSVSLKPDLGRYGVWLGSRSLDPGLAADIESLGYGAVWVGGSPDADLAWVEPALAQTDSLQLATGIVNIWSAPADEVAASYQRIEAAHPGRFLLGVGVGHPEHTEQYQKPYDALVSYLDDLDKDLVPTSRRVLAALGPRVLKLAAERSAGAHPYLTTPTHTGKARHLLGNSVFLAPEHKVVLTTEAEEARAVGRKFVDFYLGLSNYENNWLRLGFTEDDVRKPGSDRLIDALVAYGTAEDIARRLTEHLDAGADHVAIQVLGASRPEKLVPVLGELAGPLGLSR; this comes from the coding sequence ATGACTGACTCGGTTTCCCTCAAACCTGACCTGGGCCGGTACGGCGTATGGCTGGGCAGCCGCTCGCTGGACCCGGGGCTGGCGGCCGACATCGAATCGCTGGGTTACGGCGCGGTGTGGGTCGGCGGATCGCCGGATGCCGACCTCGCGTGGGTCGAACCCGCGCTGGCGCAGACCGATTCACTGCAATTGGCCACCGGGATCGTGAACATCTGGTCGGCGCCGGCCGACGAAGTCGCGGCGTCGTATCAACGCATCGAAGCCGCGCACCCGGGGCGGTTTCTGCTCGGTGTCGGGGTGGGTCACCCGGAGCACACGGAGCAATACCAGAAGCCCTACGACGCGCTGGTGTCCTATCTCGACGATCTGGACAAGGACCTGGTGCCGACCAGCCGGCGGGTGCTGGCCGCGCTGGGTCCCCGGGTGCTCAAACTGGCCGCGGAGCGCAGTGCGGGAGCTCACCCGTACCTGACCACGCCGACGCACACCGGCAAGGCCCGCCACCTGCTCGGCAACTCGGTGTTCCTGGCACCCGAGCACAAGGTGGTGCTGACCACGGAGGCCGAGGAGGCCCGCGCGGTCGGCCGTAAGTTCGTCGACTTCTACCTGGGCCTGAGCAACTACGAGAACAACTGGCTGCGGCTGGGGTTCACCGAGGACGACGTCCGCAAGCCCGGCAGCGACCGGCTGATCGATGCCCTGGTCGCATACGGCACTGCCGAGGACATCGCGCGCCGGCTCACCGAGCACCTGGACGCGGGCGCCGACCACGTTGCCATCCAGGTGCTGGGTGCGTCACGCCCCGAGAAGCTGGTCCCGGTGCTCGGCGAATTGGCAGGACCACTGGGCCTCAGCCGTTAG
- a CDS encoding LLM class F420-dependent oxidoreductase, with translation MTDSAVGKPDLGRFGSFGRGVTPQQAREIEALGYGAVWVGGSPPAELDWVEPILEATNTLQVATGIVNIWTAAAAPVAESFHRIDKAYPGRFLLGIGVGHPEAHTEYRKPYDALVEYLDQLDEFGVPKNRRVVAALGPQVLKLSARRSAGAHPYLTTPEHTARARELIGPQAFLAPEHKVVLTTDPEQARAVGRKALGIYLNLANYLNNWKRLGFTDDDVAKPGSDRLVDAVVAYGTTDAVAARLREHLDAGADHVPVQVLARDPVPVLAELATALGL, from the coding sequence ATGACCGATTCTGCTGTAGGAAAACCTGATCTTGGCCGGTTCGGCTCGTTCGGACGCGGCGTCACGCCCCAGCAAGCCAGGGAGATCGAAGCCCTCGGCTACGGCGCGGTCTGGGTGGGCGGCTCCCCGCCCGCCGAACTGGACTGGGTGGAGCCGATTCTGGAAGCGACCAACACGTTGCAGGTGGCCACCGGGATCGTCAACATCTGGACGGCAGCCGCAGCGCCGGTCGCCGAGTCGTTCCACCGGATCGACAAGGCTTACCCCGGTCGTTTCCTGCTGGGGATCGGCGTCGGTCATCCGGAGGCGCACACCGAGTACCGCAAGCCCTACGACGCGTTGGTGGAGTACCTGGACCAGCTCGACGAGTTCGGTGTGCCCAAGAACCGGCGGGTGGTGGCCGCGCTGGGCCCGCAGGTTCTCAAGTTGTCCGCCCGGCGCAGCGCTGGCGCGCACCCGTATCTGACCACCCCCGAGCACACCGCCCGGGCGCGCGAGCTGATCGGCCCGCAGGCCTTTCTGGCGCCCGAGCACAAGGTCGTGCTGACCACCGATCCGGAGCAGGCGCGGGCGGTGGGCCGCAAGGCGCTCGGCATCTATCTCAACCTCGCCAACTATCTGAACAACTGGAAGCGGCTCGGCTTCACCGACGATGACGTCGCCAAACCGGGCAGTGACCGCCTGGTCGACGCCGTCGTCGCGTACGGAACCACCGACGCCGTCGCGGCGCGGCTGCGCGAGCACCTCGACGCGGGCGCGGACCACGTTCCGGTCCAGGTGCTGGCCCGAGACCCGGTACCGGTGCTGGCCGAACTGGCCACCGCGCTCGGGCTATAA
- the infA gene encoding translation initiation factor IF-1, whose amino-acid sequence MAKKDGAIEVEGRVVEPLPNAMFRIELENGHKVLAHISGKMRQHYIRILPEDRVVVELSPYDLSRGRIVYRYK is encoded by the coding sequence ATGGCTAAGAAGGACGGCGCCATCGAGGTCGAGGGCCGCGTGGTCGAGCCGCTGCCCAATGCGATGTTTCGCATTGAGCTGGAGAACGGCCATAAAGTACTCGCCCACATCAGCGGCAAGATGCGGCAGCACTACATCCGCATCCTGCCGGAGGACCGGGTGGTAGTGGAGTTGTCTCCCTACGACCTGTCCCGCGGCCGCATTGTGTACCGGTACAAGTAG
- the rpsM gene encoding 30S ribosomal protein S13 — protein MARLVGVDLPRDKRMEIALTYIFGIGRTRSNEILAATGIDKDLRTKDLTDDQLTHLRDYIEANLKVEGDLRREVQADIRRKIEIGCYQGLRHRRGLPVRGQRTKTNARTRKGPKRTIAGKKKAR, from the coding sequence ATGGCTCGACTAGTAGGCGTCGATCTGCCGCGTGACAAGCGGATGGAGATCGCGCTGACCTATATCTTCGGCATCGGCCGTACCCGCTCGAACGAGATTCTGGCGGCCACCGGCATCGACAAGGACTTGCGCACCAAGGACCTCACCGATGACCAGCTGACTCATCTGCGCGACTACATCGAAGCGAACCTGAAGGTCGAGGGCGACCTGCGCCGCGAGGTGCAGGCCGACATTCGTCGCAAGATCGAGATCGGCTGCTACCAGGGGCTGCGGCACCGCCGCGGCCTGCCGGTACGCGGCCAGCGGACCAAGACCAACGCGCGGACCCGTAAAGGCCCCAAGCGCACCATCGCAGGCAAGAAGAAGGCCAGGTAG
- the rpsK gene encoding 30S ribosomal protein S11: protein MPPAKKGQAGSAKKGQKTRRREKKNVPHGAAHIKSTFNNTIVTITDPQGNVIAWASSGHVGFKGSRKSTPFAAQLAAENAARKAQEHGVRKVDVFVKGPGSGRETAIRSLQAAGLEVGAISDVTPQPHNGVRPPKRRRV, encoded by the coding sequence ATGCCACCAGCGAAAAAGGGGCAAGCAGGCTCCGCCAAGAAGGGCCAGAAGACCCGCCGCAGGGAAAAGAAGAACGTCCCGCACGGCGCCGCCCACATCAAGAGCACCTTCAACAACACGATCGTGACGATCACCGACCCCCAGGGCAATGTCATCGCCTGGGCGTCTTCGGGTCACGTCGGGTTCAAGGGATCGCGGAAGTCGACGCCGTTCGCCGCCCAGCTGGCCGCGGAGAACGCCGCGCGCAAGGCGCAGGAGCACGGCGTGCGCAAGGTCGACGTGTTCGTCAAGGGCCCGGGCTCCGGCCGGGAGACCGCGATCCGTTCGCTGCAGGCCGCGGGCTTGGAGGTGGGCGCCATCTCCGACGTCACCCCGCAGCCGCACAACGGTGTCCGCCCGCCCAAGCGTCGGCGCGTCTAG
- the rpoA gene encoding DNA-directed RNA polymerase subunit alpha, producing the protein MLISQRPTLSEEILTDNRSQFVIEPLEPGFGYTLGNSLRRTLLSSIPGAAVTSIRIDGVLHEFTTVPGVKEDVTDIILNLKSLVVSSEEDEPVTMYLRKQGPGEVTAGDIVPPAGVTVHNPSMHIATLNDKGKLEVELVVERGRGYVPAVQNRASGAEIGRIPVDSIYSPVLKVTYKVDATRVEQRTDFDKLILDVETKSSITPRDALASAGKTLVELFGLARELNVEAEGIEIGPSPAEADHIASFALPIDDLDLTVRSYNCLKREGVHTVGELVSRTESDLLDIRNFGQKSIDEVKVKLHQLGLSLKDSPPSFDPSEVAGYDVATGTWSTEAAYDDQDYAETEQL; encoded by the coding sequence ATGCTGATCTCTCAGCGCCCAACCCTGTCGGAGGAAATCCTCACCGACAACCGGTCCCAGTTCGTCATCGAACCGCTGGAGCCGGGATTCGGCTACACCCTTGGCAATTCGCTGCGTCGCACGCTGCTGTCGTCGATCCCCGGCGCGGCTGTCACCAGCATCCGCATCGACGGCGTCCTGCACGAATTCACCACCGTCCCCGGCGTCAAGGAAGACGTCACCGACATCATCCTGAACCTCAAGAGCCTGGTCGTGTCCTCCGAGGAGGACGAGCCGGTCACCATGTACCTGCGCAAGCAGGGCCCGGGTGAAGTCACCGCGGGCGACATCGTCCCCCCGGCCGGTGTCACGGTGCACAACCCCTCGATGCACATCGCGACGCTGAACGACAAGGGCAAGCTCGAGGTCGAGCTGGTGGTCGAGCGGGGCCGCGGCTACGTGCCGGCCGTGCAGAACCGGGCCTCGGGTGCCGAAATCGGCCGTATCCCAGTCGATTCCATCTACTCGCCGGTGCTCAAGGTGACTTACAAGGTGGACGCCACCCGTGTCGAGCAGCGCACCGACTTCGACAAGCTGATCCTGGACGTCGAGACCAAGAGTTCGATCACGCCGCGCGACGCGCTGGCGTCGGCCGGCAAGACGCTGGTCGAATTGTTCGGCCTGGCACGCGAACTCAACGTCGAGGCCGAGGGCATCGAGATCGGGCCGTCGCCGGCCGAGGCCGACCACATCGCCTCGTTCGCGCTGCCGATCGACGACCTGGACCTGACCGTGCGGTCCTACAACTGCCTCAAGCGCGAGGGCGTGCACACCGTCGGCGAACTGGTCTCGCGCACCGAGTCCGACCTGCTCGACATCCGCAACTTCGGTCAGAAGTCCATCGACGAGGTGAAGGTCAAGCTGCACCAGCTGGGTCTGTCGCTCAAGGACAGCCCGCCCAGCTTCGACCCGTCGGAGGTCGCCGGTTACGACGTCGCCACCGGCACCTGGTCCACCGAGGCCGCCTACGACGACCAGGACTACGCGGAAACCGAACAGCTCTAA
- the rplQ gene encoding 50S ribosomal protein L17, translating into MPKPTKGPRLGGSSSHQKAILANLATSLFEHGRIKTTEPKARALRPYAEKLITHAKKGSLHNRREVMKKIRDKDVVHTLFAEIGPFFSDREGGYTRIIKVEPRKGDNAPMAVIELVREKTVTSEADRARRVAAQQAKTQKDAPPAATETAAAAPQGRGRAGGRRGIGRR; encoded by the coding sequence ATGCCCAAGCCCACCAAGGGTCCTCGCCTCGGCGGGTCGTCGTCGCATCAGAAGGCGATTCTGGCCAACCTGGCCACGTCGTTGTTCGAGCACGGCCGGATCAAAACCACCGAGCCCAAGGCGCGGGCGCTGCGGCCCTACGCGGAGAAGCTGATCACCCACGCCAAGAAGGGCAGCTTGCACAATCGGCGTGAGGTTATGAAGAAGATCCGCGACAAGGACGTCGTGCACACCTTGTTCGCCGAGATCGGACCCTTCTTCTCCGATCGCGAGGGCGGCTACACCCGCATCATCAAGGTCGAGCCGCGCAAGGGTGACAACGCTCCGATGGCGGTGATCGAGCTGGTGCGGGAGAAGACCGTCACTTCGGAGGCCGACCGGGCGCGCCGGGTAGCCGCCCAGCAGGCCAAGACCCAGAAGGACGCACCGCCGGCAGCCACCGAAACGGCGGCCGCGGCGCCGCAGGGCCGCGGTCGAGCCGGAGGCCGTCGAGGAATCGGCCGCCGCTGA
- the truA gene encoding tRNA pseudouridine synthase A has protein sequence MSKSPTRSESPKRPKGPPRISESVRLRLDIAYDGTDFAGWAAQAEQRTVAGVLDEALATVFRCPIQVRAAGRTDAGVHATGQVAHLDVPADAVPNAYSRNTRPEDPEFLPLVRRLARFLPADVRVLHIARAPAGFDARFSALRRHYAYRLSTAPYGVVPQLARFVTAWPRELDLDAMTVAARNMLGLHDFAAFCRHREGATTIRELQRLDWSRDGDLITAQVSADAFCWSMVRSLVGALLAVGEHRRTPQWCVELLTATTRSSDFAAAPPQGLTLVAVDYPPDDQLAARNLITRDIRSRS, from the coding sequence GTGTCGAAGAGTCCGACGAGGTCGGAGAGTCCGAAGAGGCCGAAGGGGCCGCCGAGAATTAGCGAGTCCGTCCGTCTGCGGCTCGACATCGCCTACGACGGAACAGATTTCGCGGGCTGGGCGGCACAAGCCGAGCAACGCACGGTCGCCGGCGTCCTCGATGAGGCGCTGGCGACCGTGTTTCGCTGTCCGATCCAGGTTCGCGCGGCAGGACGCACCGACGCCGGCGTGCATGCCACCGGGCAGGTGGCCCACCTCGACGTGCCCGCCGATGCCGTGCCCAACGCCTACTCGCGAAACACGCGCCCGGAGGATCCGGAGTTTCTACCGCTGGTGCGCCGGCTCGCCAGATTCCTGCCCGCAGATGTTCGGGTGCTCCATATCGCCCGTGCGCCAGCGGGTTTCGACGCCCGATTCTCGGCGCTGCGCCGCCATTACGCCTACCGGCTGTCGACCGCGCCCTACGGGGTGGTGCCGCAGCTGGCGCGTTTCGTCACCGCCTGGCCGCGCGAGCTGGACCTCGACGCGATGACCGTCGCAGCACGAAACATGTTGGGACTGCACGACTTCGCAGCGTTCTGCCGTCATCGCGAAGGCGCCACCACCATCCGCGAGCTGCAAAGACTGGACTGGTCGCGAGATGGGGACCTGATCACCGCGCAGGTCAGTGCCGACGCGTTCTGCTGGTCGATGGTGCGCTCGCTGGTGGGCGCGCTGCTGGCCGTCGGTGAGCACCGGCGCACACCGCAATGGTGTGTTGAACTGCTCACCGCGACAACCAGATCCAGTGACTTCGCGGCTGCGCCGCCGCAAGGGCTGACGCTGGTCGCGGTGGACTACCCGCCGGACGACCAGCTCGCGGCCCGCAACCTGATCACCCGCGACATCCGGTCCCGAAGCTAA
- a CDS encoding hypothetical protein (frameshifted, insertion at around 1117413,1117654), whose product MDQHVAAVALFGNGTHGVAPAYAGKTIDQCAQGDPICGKGTNWPSHLQPSYIDSGLVDQAAGFVAGKL is encoded by the coding sequence GTGGATCAGCACGTCGCGGCGGTCGCGTTGTTCGGCAACGGCACCCACGGAGTTGCTCCGGCCTACGCGGGCAAGACGATCGACCAGTGCGCGCAGGGCGACCCTATCTGCGGCAAGGGCACGAACTGGCCGTCACACCTGCAGCCGTCGTACATCGATTCCGGCCTGGTGGATCAGGCCGCCGGGTTTGTTGCGGGCAAGCTTTAG